The genomic interval ATCATCAACGCCGATTCCGAGGCAATGAAGACGATACGACCCCAGTCACGCTTGAGCATGCCAGGCATGTAGCCGCGCGACAGACGGATTCCGGACATGACATTGACGTTGAAAAGCCGGGTCCAGTCTTCGTCGGGAATATCAAAAAAATCCTTTGGTTCGAAAATGCCGGTGTTGTTGACGAGGATGTCGACGTCCGGCACAGCCGCCAACAGCACCTTGCAACCCTCGGCCGTCGAAACGTCCGCCGCAATGCCGCGCACCTTGCCCGCTGACGACAGTTTCACGATGGCCTCGTCCACCCTCGATTGGGTTCGGCCGTTGACCAGAACATCCGCCCCCGCCTCCGCAAATCCCTTGGCGATGGCGTGACCGATACCGGATGTCGACCCGGTGACGAGTGCCGTTTTACCGGAAAGATCGATGTTCATGATGGTCTCCGTTGTCTGATCACGGAGATATCGTCACCACCGGGCAGCTTCGCAATTGTCCGCAGCGCACTGCAGACGTGCAACAAAAAACGGCGCTTGAGCGCCACTTCTACAGCCTCGGTTTCGATGGAATCAGAAACGAGGCTGTATGATTTTGATTTGACGCGTTTTCTTCACGCGAACTGGTATCCATCCTCGGGTCCAGCCCGAGGACATGCTTCGCTCGAAAACGCTCTAATGTTCCCCAGGTACCGCTAAGACCTCACGCGTCCTCGGCGGCCTTCTCCTGCACCGGACCGGAGTCCTGACCCT from Nitrobacter sp. NHB1 carries:
- a CDS encoding SDR family NAD(P)-dependent oxidoreductase, which translates into the protein MNIDLSGKTALVTGSTSGIGHAIAKGFAEAGADVLVNGRTQSRVDEAIVKLSSAGKVRGIAADVSTAEGCKVLLAAVPDVDILVNNTGIFEPKDFFDIPDEDWTRLFNVNVMSGIRLSRGYMPGMLKRDWGRIVFIASESALMIPKEMIHYGMTKTAQLAISRGLAELTRGTAVTVNAVMPGPTMSEGVKTFVQDLAKQNGQSVDTDAANFIREHRPTSLIQRFASVDEIANMVVYVASKQASATNGAALRAEGGLVPTIA